In Herpetosiphon gulosus, one genomic interval encodes:
- the ppk1 gene encoding polyphosphate kinase 1, producing MTELLIPDTVAEPLNLADPRNFLNRELSSLAFHRRVLEEALDPSLPLLERVKFLAIFSTNLDEFFMIRVSGIRQQVAARVFERSADGKTPFEQLRAIRAAVAPLMELQRACFIQDLQPKLAAEGVFIQEYSQLSIHQQAWLKNYFDNEIFPVLTPLAFDPGHPFPHISNLSLNLAVVIQDPDSDEHFARIKVPASLPRLVSVPSEQPNTVCYTWLEQIIAENISTLFPGMQVSEAYTFRVIRNADVEIEEDEAADLLETIQAGVRQRRFGSVTKLSVHSTMPPRIVDLLIDNLEVERDDVYQLNGSLDLSSLMSVVRLDRWQLKLPPFKPSVPAVLSTGEDIFNVVQRRDVLLHHPYDSFMPVVDFLQAAARDPNVLAIKQTLYRVGSNSPIVKALLKARENDKQVAVLVELKARFDEENNIEWAKALEREGVHVVYGLMGLKTHCKVALVVRKERDGVSRYLHLGTGNYNAVTANIYTDLGLLTCNPDFGADASDLFNFLTGYSRQSQFRKLWIAPINLRRRLTHMIEREIQHQQAGRSGKLIFKMNSLVDPNIIQLLYRASQAGVEIQLLVRGMCSLRPGVEGLSETIQVKSIVGRFLEHSRLYYARNGGDEQLYVGSADLMERNLDRRVEVLFPIEDPSLLNYIREEILGVAWRDTAKARILLPNGLYGCHLPPAGEEPFDSQMYFLRRHTA from the coding sequence ATGACTGAGTTGCTAATACCCGACACAGTTGCTGAACCACTAAATTTGGCTGACCCACGAAATTTCCTGAATCGTGAATTGAGTTCGTTGGCGTTTCATCGGCGCGTTTTAGAGGAAGCCCTCGATCCTTCATTGCCCTTGTTGGAACGGGTAAAATTTTTGGCGATTTTCAGCACCAATCTCGATGAGTTTTTTATGATTCGGGTTTCGGGAATTCGCCAGCAAGTTGCAGCGCGAGTGTTTGAACGCTCAGCCGACGGCAAAACGCCATTTGAGCAATTACGCGCAATTCGAGCGGCAGTTGCGCCCTTGATGGAACTGCAACGAGCCTGTTTTATCCAAGATTTGCAGCCCAAACTGGCCGCCGAAGGGGTTTTTATCCAAGAATATAGCCAGCTTTCGATTCATCAACAGGCTTGGCTAAAAAATTATTTTGATAATGAGATTTTTCCGGTCTTGACTCCTTTGGCATTTGACCCAGGCCATCCTTTCCCACATATTTCTAATTTGAGCCTCAATTTGGCAGTCGTGATTCAAGACCCTGATAGTGACGAACATTTTGCGCGGATCAAAGTGCCTGCTTCGTTACCACGTTTGGTCAGTGTGCCCAGCGAGCAGCCAAATACGGTTTGTTATACATGGCTCGAACAAATTATCGCCGAAAATATTAGCACGCTCTTTCCTGGTATGCAGGTTTCTGAGGCCTATACGTTTCGAGTTATTCGCAACGCCGATGTCGAAATTGAAGAAGATGAAGCCGCCGATTTGCTTGAGACAATTCAGGCCGGCGTGCGTCAACGCCGTTTTGGCTCAGTCACCAAGCTTTCAGTTCACTCAACCATGCCGCCACGGATTGTCGATTTGCTGATCGATAATCTTGAAGTTGAGCGCGATGATGTTTATCAATTGAATGGTTCGCTCGATTTGAGCAGCCTCATGAGTGTGGTGCGTTTAGATCGTTGGCAGTTGAAGTTGCCACCATTCAAGCCCAGCGTGCCAGCCGTGCTCTCAACTGGCGAAGATATTTTCAATGTGGTGCAACGCCGCGATGTACTATTACACCATCCTTATGATTCATTTATGCCGGTGGTTGATTTTCTGCAAGCAGCAGCGCGTGACCCAAATGTGTTGGCGATTAAACAAACGCTCTATCGGGTTGGCTCGAATTCGCCAATTGTCAAAGCCTTGCTCAAAGCGCGTGAGAACGATAAACAGGTGGCGGTGCTGGTAGAACTTAAGGCGCGTTTCGATGAGGAAAATAATATTGAATGGGCCAAGGCCTTGGAACGTGAAGGCGTGCATGTGGTTTATGGCTTGATGGGCTTGAAAACTCACTGCAAAGTGGCTTTGGTGGTACGCAAAGAGCGCGACGGCGTATCGCGTTATCTGCACCTTGGCACAGGTAATTACAACGCCGTGACCGCCAATATTTATACCGACCTTGGCTTGTTGACCTGCAATCCTGATTTTGGGGCTGATGCCTCGGATTTGTTTAATTTTCTCACGGGCTATTCGCGCCAAAGCCAATTTCGCAAATTGTGGATTGCCCCGATCAACCTGCGCCGCCGCTTGACCCATATGATCGAACGCGAGATTCAACATCAACAGGCTGGGCGCAGCGGCAAATTAATTTTCAAAATGAATTCGCTGGTTGACCCAAATATCATTCAATTGCTTTATCGGGCTTCACAGGCTGGGGTTGAAATTCAATTGCTGGTTCGGGGCATGTGTTCGCTACGCCCGGGAGTTGAAGGTTTGAGCGAAACTATTCAAGTTAAGAGCATTGTCGGGCGCTTTTTAGAGCATAGTCGTTTGTATTATGCTCGCAATGGCGGCGACGAACAATTGTATGTTGGCAGCGCCGATTTGATGGAGCGCAACTTAGATCGCCGAGTTGAGGTCTTATTCCCAATCGAAGATCCAAGTTTATTGAACTATATTCGTGAGGAGATTTTGGGCGTGGCATGGCGCGATACGGCCAAAGCCCGAATTTTGCTACCCAATGGTTTATATGGCTGTCATTTACCGCCTGCTGGCGAAGAACCCTTCGATAGCCAGATGTATTTTTTGCGTCGCCACACAGCTTAA
- a CDS encoding VOC family protein: protein MSILGLHHITIVSADAQRTVDFYTGVLGLRLVKQTVNFDDPGSYHLYFGDQHGSAGTIITFFEWPRAPRGATGLGGTHHLALSVANEQALLKWKRRLLDAKVRVNGPYDRNYFKSLYFRDPDGTIIEIATKGPGWTVDEPLESLGQTALMPPMDLMSSNRNECDIATINWPEPVPEITADMSLHEGLHHISAIGASVERSHEFYAGILGLQRVKMTYNFDDPTSAHWYWGSEHGKPGTLMTYFERDPAHTRPVRMGAGQTHHVAFTVANDDEQLAWRERLLSFGKRVSPVQDRTYFKSIYTNDPDGHIIELATLGPGFTVDEPVEQLGKTLKLPPWLETQRSLIEEHLTPLVIPCSKLAVVEQTHAF from the coding sequence ATGTCGATTTTGGGCTTACATCATATTACAATTGTTAGTGCAGATGCGCAGCGAACTGTTGATTTTTACACTGGCGTACTGGGGCTGCGTTTGGTCAAGCAAACCGTGAATTTCGACGATCCCGGTTCCTATCATCTTTATTTTGGCGATCAGCATGGCTCGGCTGGTACGATCATCACTTTTTTTGAATGGCCACGTGCGCCACGCGGGGCAACGGGCCTTGGTGGTACCCACCACTTGGCGCTAAGCGTCGCCAACGAACAGGCCTTGCTCAAATGGAAACGCCGCTTGCTCGATGCTAAAGTGCGAGTCAACGGCCCATATGATCGTAACTATTTCAAATCGCTATACTTTCGTGATCCCGATGGTACAATCATTGAAATTGCGACCAAAGGGCCGGGCTGGACGGTCGATGAGCCATTGGAAAGCCTTGGGCAAACAGCCTTGATGCCGCCAATGGATTTGATGAGTAGCAATCGCAATGAATGTGATATTGCTACGATCAATTGGCCGGAACCAGTGCCCGAAATTACTGCCGATATGTCGTTGCACGAAGGCTTGCACCATATTTCAGCGATCGGCGCGAGTGTTGAGCGTTCGCATGAGTTTTATGCAGGTATTTTGGGCTTGCAACGGGTCAAAATGACCTATAACTTCGACGATCCAACTTCGGCGCACTGGTATTGGGGCAGCGAACATGGCAAGCCTGGTACGTTGATGACCTATTTTGAGCGTGATCCAGCGCATACGCGGCCTGTGCGCATGGGTGCTGGCCAAACTCATCATGTTGCCTTTACTGTCGCCAACGACGATGAGCAATTGGCTTGGCGCGAACGCTTACTGAGCTTTGGCAAACGGGTTTCGCCAGTCCAGGATCGCACCTATTTCAAAAGTATTTATACCAACGATCCCGATGGCCATATCATTGAGTTGGCAACGCTTGGCCCAGGTTTTACGGTCGATGAGCCAGTTGAGCAATTGGGCAAGACCTTGAAATTGCCACCATGGCTCGAAACTCAACGCAGCCTGATCGAAGAACATCTTACGCCGTTGGTTATTCCATGCAGCAAATTGGCAGTGGTGGAGCAAACTCATGCATTCTAA
- a CDS encoding NAD(P)H-dependent oxidoreductase, which produces MADTLKIVGISGSLRKDSYNTALLWAAAGLMPDGVEFNIILLHDIPLFNEDVEQHGFPSSVQHLRQAISEADALLIATPEYNYSIPGGLKNALDWASRPGSAGEMPLSGKPLGIIGASVGAYGTARGQHHLRQVTVNTNMHPLNKPEVMITFADKKFSDGQLHDEPTRKVVRNHLEALVAWTKRLSQ; this is translated from the coding sequence ATGGCAGACACACTCAAGATTGTCGGGATTTCGGGCAGCTTGCGCAAGGATTCGTATAACACGGCGTTGTTGTGGGCTGCGGCTGGGTTAATGCCCGATGGCGTGGAGTTCAACATTATCCTATTACATGATATTCCGTTATTCAATGAGGATGTTGAGCAACACGGCTTCCCGAGTAGTGTGCAACATCTACGCCAAGCAATTAGTGAAGCTGATGCCTTGCTAATCGCTACGCCTGAGTACAACTACTCGATTCCTGGGGGGCTGAAAAATGCGCTCGACTGGGCTTCGCGGCCTGGTAGCGCTGGCGAGATGCCGCTGAGTGGCAAACCCTTGGGAATCATCGGCGCAAGCGTTGGAGCCTATGGCACTGCTCGGGGCCAGCACCATTTACGCCAAGTGACCGTCAATACCAACATGCATCCCTTAAATAAACCTGAGGTGATGATTACCTTCGCAGACAAAAAGTTTAGCGATGGTCAATTACACGATGAACCAACCCGCAAGGTTGTACGTAACCATTTAGAAGCGCTTGTGGCTTGGACGAAACGGTTAAGTCAATAA
- a CDS encoding dienelactone hydrolase family protein has product MHSNPIIQTGTKLENATGAMIMLHGRGADAASILSLSQAFERPDWAYLAPQADNHTWYPQRFIEPVAVNQPALDFALAAVGRAVAEAEAHKIPRSKIVVLGFSQGACLALEWVARYGQGLAGVIALSGGLIGAGTHLTSYSTNLTGTTALLGCSDRDFHIAAERVRESASVFEQAGATIDLRLYPNMGHTVNDDEISAIQALLGKIV; this is encoded by the coding sequence ATGCATTCTAATCCGATTATTCAAACTGGAACCAAACTCGAAAACGCCACTGGAGCCATGATTATGCTGCATGGGCGGGGCGCTGATGCCGCCAGCATTCTGAGTTTGAGCCAAGCTTTTGAGCGGCCAGATTGGGCCTATCTTGCGCCCCAAGCCGATAATCATACCTGGTATCCACAGCGTTTTATCGAGCCAGTAGCGGTTAATCAGCCAGCCTTAGATTTTGCCTTGGCTGCGGTTGGTCGGGCAGTAGCAGAGGCCGAAGCTCACAAGATTCCGCGCAGTAAAATTGTGGTGTTGGGCTTCTCGCAGGGTGCGTGTTTGGCTTTGGAGTGGGTAGCTCGCTATGGGCAGGGCTTAGCTGGTGTCATTGCACTTAGCGGCGGCTTGATTGGCGCTGGCACGCATTTGACCAGCTATAGCACCAACCTCACAGGTACGACTGCATTGCTTGGCTGTAGCGACCGCGATTTTCATATTGCTGCCGAACGGGTGCGTGAAAGTGCCAGCGTTTTTGAGCAAGCTGGAGCAACCATCGATCTGCGGCTCTACCCAAATATGGGCCATACTGTCAACGACGATGAAATTAGCGCAATTCAAGCTTTGCTGGGTAAAATAGTTTAG
- a CDS encoding sugar ABC transporter substrate-binding protein: MQRPWIRSFTLLIGLILAACGEAATPTTPPTNPTTATGASSAASGTVTLWFHSGQGAERDALNATLQAFAAKNSAIKVEAIELPEGAYNDQVNAAALAGELPCLLDFDGPFVYNYAWSGYLQPLDSLIAADVKADFLPSIIQQGTYNGKLYSLGQFDSGLGFYGNKELLEKAGVRIPTLAQPWTRAELDEALSKLKANGLEYPLDLKMDYGRGEWFSYGFSPFLQSFGGDLIDRSNYQKASGTLNSATSVEAMKWFQGLFTNGYVNPKPAGSTDFAEGKAALSWVGHWAYPDYAKALGDKLLVLPAADLGKGAKTGMGSWNWGITSKCANPAAAAEVLSFIVSPEEVLRMSDANGAVPARTSAIAKSKLFGDGAPLNLYVQQLTNGVAVPRPITPAYPVITAAFAEAVDNIVAGADVQAELDKAAKKIDADIEDNQGYPVK; encoded by the coding sequence ATGCAACGACCATGGATTCGCTCGTTTACCTTGCTGATCGGCTTAATTTTGGCGGCATGTGGCGAGGCTGCTACGCCAACCACGCCCCCGACCAACCCAACTACGGCAACTGGCGCTAGCAGTGCGGCTAGTGGCACGGTCACGCTTTGGTTTCACTCCGGCCAAGGCGCTGAACGCGATGCCTTGAATGCGACGCTCCAAGCATTTGCGGCCAAAAACTCAGCGATCAAAGTTGAAGCCATCGAATTGCCCGAAGGCGCTTATAACGATCAAGTCAATGCTGCGGCGTTGGCTGGTGAGTTGCCCTGTTTGCTCGATTTTGATGGCCCATTCGTCTATAACTATGCGTGGTCGGGCTATTTGCAACCATTGGATAGTTTGATTGCTGCCGATGTCAAAGCCGATTTTTTGCCCTCGATCATTCAACAAGGCACCTACAATGGCAAATTGTATAGCCTCGGCCAGTTCGATTCGGGCTTAGGCTTCTATGGCAACAAGGAATTGCTGGAAAAAGCTGGGGTGCGCATTCCAACCTTGGCTCAACCATGGACTCGCGCTGAGCTTGACGAGGCCTTGAGCAAACTTAAAGCCAATGGTTTGGAATATCCACTTGACTTGAAAATGGACTATGGCCGTGGTGAGTGGTTTAGTTATGGTTTTTCACCCTTCTTGCAATCATTTGGCGGCGATTTGATCGATCGCTCAAATTATCAAAAAGCCAGTGGTACGTTAAATAGCGCTACTTCAGTTGAAGCAATGAAGTGGTTCCAAGGCCTCTTCACCAATGGCTATGTTAATCCTAAGCCTGCTGGCAGCACCGATTTTGCTGAGGGTAAAGCGGCCTTGAGTTGGGTCGGGCACTGGGCCTACCCTGATTATGCCAAGGCGCTTGGCGATAAATTGTTGGTGCTGCCTGCCGCCGATTTGGGCAAGGGTGCAAAAACGGGCATGGGTTCGTGGAATTGGGGCATTACCAGCAAGTGTGCCAATCCTGCTGCTGCCGCTGAAGTGCTTTCGTTTATCGTTTCGCCCGAAGAAGTGCTGCGCATGAGCGATGCCAATGGCGCTGTGCCAGCCCGTACCTCAGCAATTGCCAAATCCAAATTGTTTGGTGATGGCGCTCCGTTGAACCTCTATGTACAACAATTGACCAATGGCGTTGCTGTGCCTCGCCCAATTACTCCAGCCTACCCAGTCATTACCGCCGCCTTTGCTGAGGCGGTCGATAACATTGTGGCCGGAGCCGATGTGCAAGCTGAATTGGATAAAGCGGCCAAAAAAATTGATGCCGATATTGAAGATAATCAAGGCTATCCCGTGAAGTAA
- a CDS encoding endonuclease/exonuclease/phosphatase family protein: MSWQRVWLGLWLLGLGLSYSNQFDLLSVLQPWFFAPTLPLLLWAIPQRRRWLSGLALFISLIWLWLYAERWLPQPKPIQTPNLRLLSWNVAGWNLNSADILRVIEQEQPDLIALQEVDVGLGKPLQTALASKYPYVEFRPASGAAQPADLALWSKWPFALIQPCAYWHCYRRAYRVQHPQQPLILVNVHIEHSPIRWLKFERQREEAAIEQMIADFSQTTEPLLLAGDFNTVEQQASYAVLKAVWGDSWRERGVGMGFSWPQRSWHPPLVRLDYIWYNAAIRPIQIETGVGVSDHRYLIGAFDF; the protein is encoded by the coding sequence ATGAGCTGGCAACGGGTTTGGCTAGGGTTATGGCTGCTCGGGCTAGGCCTGAGTTATAGCAACCAATTTGATCTGCTGAGCGTGCTGCAACCATGGTTTTTTGCTCCAACCCTACCGTTATTGCTGTGGGCAATTCCACAACGGCGGCGCTGGCTGAGTGGGTTGGCCCTATTTATCAGTTTGATCTGGCTCTGGTTGTATGCTGAGCGTTGGTTGCCCCAACCAAAACCCATACAAACCCCAAACTTGCGTCTGCTGAGTTGGAATGTAGCTGGTTGGAATTTAAACAGTGCCGATATTCTGCGCGTGATTGAGCAAGAACAGCCTGATTTAATCGCCCTGCAAGAAGTTGATGTTGGTTTGGGTAAACCATTACAAACAGCTTTGGCCAGCAAGTACCCGTATGTTGAATTTCGCCCAGCGAGCGGAGCGGCGCAACCAGCCGATTTGGCTTTGTGGAGCAAATGGCCGTTTGCGTTGATTCAGCCGTGTGCCTATTGGCACTGCTATCGGCGAGCCTATCGCGTGCAGCACCCGCAACAACCCTTGATTTTGGTGAATGTGCATATTGAGCATAGCCCAATTCGTTGGCTCAAATTTGAGCGTCAGCGCGAAGAGGCAGCGATTGAGCAAATGATCGCTGATTTTAGCCAAACAACTGAGCCATTACTCTTAGCTGGCGATTTTAACACCGTCGAGCAACAGGCTAGCTATGCGGTATTAAAGGCGGTTTGGGGCGATAGTTGGCGTGAGCGTGGCGTGGGCATGGGTTTTAGCTGGCCGCAACGGTCGTGGCATCCACCATTGGTACGCTTGGATTATATCTGGTACAACGCAGCAATCCGACCAATCCAGATTGAAACAGGTGTTGGAGTATCCGATCATCGTTATTTGATTGGCGCATTTGATTTTTGA
- a CDS encoding STAS domain-containing protein — MDIVNIPILKIENFLIASVQVALYDMQAIQFKDAVLQKIYETKAKGVIIDLTAMDVLDSFVGRLISDIAAMARLMGTTVVITGLQPAVAITLVELGLELPGVTTALNLEKGIAKLRLITENNADGNA; from the coding sequence TTGGACATCGTTAATATTCCAATTCTTAAGATCGAGAACTTTTTAATTGCTTCGGTTCAGGTTGCCCTGTATGACATGCAAGCAATTCAGTTCAAAGACGCGGTTCTCCAGAAGATCTATGAGACCAAAGCAAAAGGGGTCATCATCGATCTAACGGCGATGGATGTATTAGACAGCTTCGTAGGCCGCTTGATTAGTGATATTGCGGCGATGGCTCGCCTGATGGGAACAACCGTTGTTATTACAGGGTTGCAACCAGCCGTCGCAATTACGTTGGTGGAGCTTGGGCTTGAGTTGCCTGGTGTCACAACGGCGCTGAATTTGGAAAAAGGCATCGCTAAGTTGCGGCTGATTACGGAGAACAATGCGGATGGCAATGCCTAA
- a CDS encoding anti-sigma regulatory factor: MPNKVITIQSDLDIVAARMAARDMAKAMGFGAIDQARIATAISELARNIYLYAGEGTVTVSEIQQGLRKGLQVVCEDQGPGIEDISLVMQDGYTTSKGMGMGMPGAKRLMDEFEIESVVGEGTKITCRKWKRP, from the coding sequence ATGCCTAATAAAGTCATCACAATTCAGAGCGACCTCGACATTGTGGCGGCACGGATGGCGGCCCGCGATATGGCTAAGGCAATGGGCTTTGGCGCTATCGACCAAGCACGGATTGCTACCGCGATCTCCGAACTGGCGCGGAATATTTATCTCTACGCCGGTGAAGGTACTGTCACTGTCAGTGAAATTCAACAGGGGCTCCGTAAGGGGCTTCAGGTCGTTTGCGAAGACCAAGGGCCAGGGATCGAGGATATTAGCCTCGTCATGCAGGATGGCTATACCACCTCCAAGGGGATGGGGATGGGTATGCCAGGTGCAAAACGGCTCATGGACGAGTTCGAAATTGAGTCGGTGGTCGGCGAGGGTACCAAAATTACCTGCCGCAAATGGAAACGCCCCTAA
- the glgP gene encoding alpha-glucan family phosphorylase has translation MNVAELPPQFAPLPQRINRLYELAYNLWWSWQPEAQALYQTIDATLWERTGHNPVKFLREVSLASLEQKALDSNYLAQYDRVTIKFDQYIRDDQTWFARTHPELKDQTIAYFSAEFGIHESLPIYSGGLGILSGDHCKEASDMGLPFVGVGFLYPQGYFRQFINSEGTQEALYERLNFAELPALVVRNSDGSELRVSVDLPGRMVFVKVWRFQVGRITLLLMDTDVDENRPEDRELSARLYGGDQWLRVAQEIILGIAGVRVLRALNLNPTVWHMNEGHSAFLGLELLRERVQRGENLEHAVTEVRKRSVFTTHTPVPAGNDAFPLDLIDQFFHNYWPQLGIDRDTFMNIALQQQSWGPTFSMTVLALRLSEYHNGVSELHGAVARQMWQFLYPGKSVDEVPIGHVTNGVHSDTWLAPAMANMYDSVLGAGWRERMDDPATWDRITTMPDEVLWGVHSGQKHDLARFIRERAWQRQRRLGYHRDDAISGDVNPNALLIGFARRFATYKRATLIFRDLDRIKRILNNPERPVQIIFAGKSHPADEPGKSFIRAVYNMARDPELRGKIFFIEEYDINVGRHLVQSVDVWLNNPRRPLEASGTSGEKAGMNGVPNLSVLDGWWREAYNGKNGWAIGREAGYDDLEQQDIDDAESLYSLLENEVIPSFYDRDANGLPHKWIATMKESIRTVGPQFSFRRMLKDYVAQYYVPGMQAE, from the coding sequence ATGAACGTTGCTGAATTACCACCGCAGTTTGCCCCACTACCCCAACGAATCAACCGACTCTATGAGTTGGCCTATAACCTTTGGTGGAGCTGGCAACCAGAAGCCCAAGCACTTTACCAAACGATTGATGCAACGTTGTGGGAGCGCACGGGCCATAATCCGGTGAAATTTTTGCGTGAAGTTAGCTTGGCTAGCCTCGAACAAAAAGCCCTTGATAGCAATTATTTGGCCCAGTATGATCGGGTAACGATCAAATTTGATCAGTATATACGTGATGATCAGACCTGGTTTGCTCGGACTCATCCTGAGCTTAAAGATCAGACGATTGCCTATTTCTCGGCTGAGTTTGGCATTCACGAGTCGTTGCCAATTTACTCTGGCGGCTTGGGCATTTTGTCGGGCGACCATTGTAAAGAAGCTAGCGATATGGGTTTGCCGTTCGTTGGGGTTGGCTTTTTATATCCTCAAGGCTATTTTCGCCAATTTATCAACAGCGAAGGCACGCAAGAAGCGCTCTACGAACGCTTGAATTTTGCCGAGTTGCCAGCTTTGGTTGTGCGCAACAGCGATGGCAGCGAATTACGGGTGAGCGTCGATTTGCCCGGGCGCATGGTGTTTGTCAAAGTTTGGCGCTTCCAAGTTGGCCGCATCACCCTGCTGCTAATGGATACCGACGTTGACGAAAATCGCCCTGAAGATCGCGAATTGTCAGCCCGCTTGTATGGCGGCGATCAATGGTTGCGGGTTGCGCAAGAAATTATCTTGGGGATTGCAGGCGTGCGGGTTTTACGCGCCCTCAACCTCAACCCAACTGTTTGGCACATGAATGAAGGCCACTCAGCATTTTTGGGATTGGAATTGTTGCGCGAACGAGTCCAACGCGGCGAAAACCTTGAGCATGCCGTCACTGAAGTACGCAAACGCTCAGTATTCACCACCCATACCCCAGTGCCTGCTGGTAACGATGCTTTCCCTCTCGATTTGATCGATCAATTTTTCCACAACTACTGGCCACAATTGGGCATCGATCGCGACACCTTTATGAATATTGCTTTGCAGCAACAAAGCTGGGGGCCAACATTTAGCATGACCGTGCTAGCGTTGCGCTTATCGGAATATCATAACGGCGTGAGCGAATTGCACGGCGCTGTGGCGCGTCAAATGTGGCAATTCCTGTATCCAGGCAAATCAGTTGACGAAGTGCCAATTGGCCATGTGACCAACGGCGTGCACTCGGATACGTGGCTCGCTCCAGCGATGGCCAATATGTACGATTCAGTGCTTGGGGCTGGTTGGCGCGAACGTATGGACGACCCTGCAACATGGGATCGCATCACCACGATGCCCGATGAAGTGCTTTGGGGCGTACACTCAGGTCAAAAGCATGATTTGGCTCGCTTTATTCGTGAACGGGCTTGGCAACGCCAACGTCGTTTAGGCTATCATCGCGACGATGCAATTAGTGGCGATGTTAACCCCAACGCCTTGTTGATTGGCTTTGCTCGCCGATTTGCTACCTACAAACGGGCAACCTTGATTTTCCGCGATTTGGATCGGATCAAGCGGATTTTGAACAATCCTGAGCGTCCAGTTCAGATTATTTTCGCTGGTAAATCACACCCAGCCGACGAGCCGGGCAAGAGCTTTATTCGCGCCGTTTACAACATGGCTCGCGACCCAGAGTTGCGTGGCAAGATCTTCTTTATCGAAGAATATGATATTAACGTTGGCCGCCATTTGGTACAAAGTGTTGACGTATGGTTGAACAACCCACGCCGACCATTGGAAGCCTCGGGCACCAGTGGCGAAAAAGCTGGCATGAACGGTGTACCAAACCTAAGCGTGCTTGACGGTTGGTGGCGCGAAGCCTACAACGGCAAGAATGGTTGGGCAATTGGGCGCGAAGCTGGCTACGACGACCTTGAACAACAAGATATTGACGATGCTGAATCGTTGTATAGTTTGTTGGAAAACGAAGTTATTCCATCGTTCTATGATCGTGATGCCAATGGCTTGCCCCACAAGTGGATTGCGACCATGAAAGAATCGATTCGCACGGTTGGCCCACAATTTAGCTTCCGTCGCATGCTTAAAGATTACGTAGCCCAATACTACGTGCCAGGTATGCAAGCCGAATAA
- a CDS encoding DUF983 domain-containing protein, with the protein MFNALLMLWRGLGGRCPTCGYGHMFKTFFGLIEGCAACGLRFEGTGDQSTGAMGISLTITVAIGFAGALILVWQWPGHLILGTAGLIGVLSIFQLFCYRVSRGFWIGILAITGAIHEDEHRDEFFL; encoded by the coding sequence ATGTTTAATGCACTTTTGATGCTCTGGCGTGGTTTGGGCGGGCGTTGCCCCACATGTGGCTATGGGCACATGTTCAAAACATTTTTTGGCCTAATTGAGGGTTGTGCTGCATGTGGCCTACGCTTCGAAGGGACTGGCGATCAAAGTACTGGAGCAATGGGGATTTCATTAACGATCACCGTAGCAATTGGTTTTGCTGGAGCATTAATTTTGGTTTGGCAATGGCCTGGGCATTTAATTTTGGGCACGGCTGGGTTAATTGGCGTGCTTAGTATTTTTCAATTGTTCTGCTACCGCGTGTCGCGCGGCTTCTGGATTGGCATTCTGGCGATTACTGGGGCGATCCACGAGGATGAGCATCGCGATGAGTTTTTTCTTTAA